Proteins encoded in a region of the Pelobates fuscus isolate aPelFus1 chromosome 11, aPelFus1.pri, whole genome shotgun sequence genome:
- the LOC134577261 gene encoding olfactory receptor 5A2-like: MYKMNGRNYTITTEFILVGFSEFIDLQLLLFIMFLLIYIITVLGNLSIILAYTLTTILNTPMYLFLSNFSFLEICYVTSTIPKLLSNLLAEVKTIYFYSCALQMYCVILLGGTECYMLAAMAYDRYVAICHPLLYSTIMNHKVCIQLIGGSWLIGAINSLTHTTLTFNLPFCNDHKINHFFCDVPPLLKLACTDTWINKIVIFIVGGGVVVGSLILTIISYSLIISSILNIHSRSNKAFSTCTSHFMVISIFYGSSIFMYFRPNTKYAMYQERLVSLMYTIIAPLLNPFIYSLRNNEVKLAIRKIYTQFL; the protein is encoded by the exons ATGTATAAAATGAATGGCAGAAACTATACCATAACAACGGAATTCATTCTTGTGGGATTCTCAGAGTTTATAGATCTTCAGCTACtgctgtttataatgtttttattgatttatataattACAGTGCTTGGAAACCTGTCTATCATTCTTGCATATACACTTACTACAATTCTCAACACTCCGATGTACCTTTTTCTTTCAAACTTCTCCTTTTTAGAAATATGTTATGTGACCTCCACTATACCCAAACTGCTGTCAAATCTTCTAGCAGAGGTTAAAACCATCTATTTTTACAGCTGTGCTCTACAGATGTATTGTGTTATTCTCCTTGGTGGTACTGAGTGCTACATGCTTGCAGCTATGGCATATGATCGATATGTTGCTATATGCCACCCACTCCTATATAGCACTATAATGAATCATAAAGTTTGTATTCAGCTTATAGGTGGATCATGGCTTATTGGTGCAAtaaactctctcacacacactaccctCACATTCAATTTACCATTCTGCAATGATCATAAAATCAATCATTTCTTTTGTGACGTCCCCCCATTACTGAAACTGGCTTGTACAGACACCTGGATCAATAAGATTGTTATTTTTATAGTGGGTGGAGGTGTTGTTGTTGGTTCATTGATATTAACAATTATTTCATATTCACTTATTATCTCATCAATTCTAAATATCCATTCCAGAAGTAATAAAGCATTCTCAACCTGCACTTCTCACTTTATGGTCATTTCCATATTTTATGGATCtagtatatttatgtattttagacCCAACACAAAATATGCAATGTATCAGGAAAGACTGGTCTCTCTTATGTATACAATTATTGCACCTTTATTAAACCCTTTTATATACAGTCTGAGAAATAATGAAGTCAAACTTGCTATTCGAA agatatacacacaatttCTCTAA